The Trichosurus vulpecula isolate mTriVul1 chromosome 9, mTriVul1.pri, whole genome shotgun sequence region TCCCAAAGGTGAAATTCGAGTTGCCCTGAAGCTGGATCGAGTTAGGGGAATAGACCAGGTAAGTGAAGTTTTAACACTAATTTCTTGCTCCATgggaaaaaggggaggatgaGTTCACATAAATTTGGTAAAGGAGATTTGGTGAGGCTCTATGTGGTTGATGGGCAAGGGTGAGCTTTTATCGGTCTCACTAATCAGGAGTGATGGTTTGGGTTAGGAACCAGTTGAAAGCATCTGGCACCCTTGTGGCCTTAACGTTGTTGTTCTTAGAACatttggggaggagggtggggatTGTCAGGGCACAGAGTTTgaagtggtttttcttttctggggGACTGGTGACAGGTAGTCCCAGTGAAGGTCCCATCTCGACAGTCCTTAAAGGAAGGTGTCAAGAAAACCCTGACCCACTTTTTTGTCGAGGATACCTCATTTGGTGCTGCTCTGGTGAAGCTCCAGCCAGTTACAGGTAGGAGTCAGGGCCATCCACCGAGGGAGTTCTGAAGCTTTGTTTCAAGGGGGCAGGGATTGGGGTGGGCTTACTACTGATAGCTAGCGCTTGGGATCTTCCTAGTAACTCAGTGTCTGGCTGGGAGATAGAACAGCCATCAGAAGGTAGAGGAAGACCTCAGGGCTAAACCCTGGCTCGGGAATGCAGCTAGGGAGTTCTTGGTGTGCCTGTTCTTGTCCCCAGCATTTCCTAGCCAACTTCTGGTGCACATGGTGCTTCAGCTGTGTCCTGTGCTCGGGGATCACGTGTACTCTGCTCGAGTTGGCAGTGTCCTAGGCGAAAACTTCCTGTTGCCAGTGGAGACCACAGTGCCTCAGACACAGGTAGCTGGCTTTTCTTTGCCTGTCCAcctggcttaatttttttttgtttggggccCAGTAACAGGGTAGTACCTTTTGTCACTGGTGATTACCATGTGATCCAACAGAAAGCTGACCTGATCAGGTGGTAGGAGACCTGGGCTGTAGTCCTGGCTTTGAATGTGTGAAATAAGTTCTTTGACTCATCTAAAGtgaagaatttggactagatttttaaattgcttttcagCTCTAATGTTCTGATTATGTATTAATAAAGAGGTCTTTGGCCTTGGGGTGGAGAGAGTTCAGATTCACATTCTCCCCATTCTGAGCCTTCACTTTCAATGAGAGTAACTGTTTGGGTTTTCTTAATTTAGGTCCATATCCTCAATCTTAATTCTTTTCTACCCTATAGGTCCTGAATGAACTGCTCCTCCGTCACCTCCAAATAAGTGcaaaagaggtggcccttctacccctccacctccaccttcaTCAAATCCTTCTTCCCCAAACCTCATTGGCCCCCAGAGTGCTCGTAGCTCCCATGCCCGTTTTCTTCTTACAAACCCTAGAGAACTTAGGGCTCCAAACGTCAGACCATCCCAGGAAAACTAGCCCAGACCACATTCAAGATGGCTCTCCATTCATAAAGTGTGGAAAATGAGACACTTGTTTACTGCCTTTGGGGAAGGTCCCAGTGGTGAGGGTTGGGGAAGACAGCCTTCCTTCTTGGCTGGGAAGCATGTGTCCAGTCTCTCCTCCATCCTGGCCTTTTTGGCATaaaaaaggaaactgggaagactcTCCTGGGGACTCTGGATCCCTGCCGAAGTTTAGGCAAGCTGACTTCGTACTGAGTAGTAGTTAGCTTTTATAACATTTAAAGACTGATGGTTCCATGTGGTGACTCCTCTCACTTATATTCTCCATAGTTAGAGCCCACCTCAGGAAATTTTCCTGATTTTCAGCTTGAATTTCTCCTTGCCCATTATGAGCCATCCCTATCTcccatttctgtctctcctctgttgCCCATGGACCattccccgccccgccccccccccccaactgccTTCTACTTCCTGGGCTTGACAGCTCCCATGGAAGTGTTCCTTTATCATGATCCCTGATTAGCTTTTTCCCCACCCCTCTATACTTTTCAGTCAGCCAGGCCTGCCAGTTTGTCCTTGATTGCCCCAGCAGTAAACATGACAAAACCAAGATGTATCTCAATCCCATTTATTTTTGGCCCGGGAAAATTTCTTTGGCCAGGACTTAAGTTTTGGGGGAGGAAATATGAAATGTGGCCAGGAATGTCCCAATTTCATGGTCTCCAAGTCATGGTGTTCTCTCCTGGTCCTTCCAGACTGGTGAAGGTGCCAGTGGGAGCCATGAACTTGGGCATTCTTTGTAAGAGCCTTCAGCAAAATGTGGTCTGTTATCAAGCCTGGGCTTCGAGTTGCTAAAGGTGGCAGGAAGCTGCATTTCATCTTCGAGTAAATGGGGCCCAGAGGCGTTTCCTTTTTCTGTGATTTGGGTGGATGGAG contains the following coding sequences:
- the RPUSD3 gene encoding mitochondrial mRNA pseudouridine synthase RPUSD3, encoding MRGRVLCRFLCQGTRLGPGVKAQSQTQQSETWYQMYLRESQKKKGSFLGMIQPEKLSEKELAEMMMTAVLFHNGPLVALNKPQGLAVTGKPGEQTLLSVLPKVGQHLGLSQELHVVRAPAKESSGLVLLSSCPQITKTFHKFFIHSRRAQKPTVTYWAVTVGVPPTPKGEIRVALKLDRVRGIDQVVPVKVPSRQSLKEGVKKTLTHFFVEDTSFGAALVKLQPVTAFPSQLLVHMVLQLCPVLGDHVYSARVGSVLGENFLLPVETTVPQTQVLNELLLRHLQISAKEVALLPLHLHLHQILLPQTSLAPRVLVAPMPVFFLQTLENLGLQTSDHPRKTSPDHIQDGSPFIKCGK